One Schistocerca nitens isolate TAMUIC-IGC-003100 chromosome 1, iqSchNite1.1, whole genome shotgun sequence DNA segment encodes these proteins:
- the LOC126228338 gene encoding trichohyalin-like codes for MTGAGDGGDRRWRRQEMEETGDGGDRRWRRQEMEETEDGGDRRWRRQEMEETGDGGDRRWRRQEMEETGDGGDRRWRRQEMEETGDGGDRRWRRQEMEETGDGGDRRWRRHEMEETGDGGDRRWRRQEMEETGDGGDRRWRRQEMEETGDGGDRRWRRQEMEETGDGGDRRWRRQEMEETGDGGDRRWRRQEMEETGDGGDRRWRRQEMEETGDGGDRRWRRQEMEETGDGGDRRWRRQEMEETGDGGDRRWRRQEMEETGDGGDRRWRRQEMEETGDGGDRRWRRQEMEETGDGGDRRWRRQEMEETGDGGDRRWRRREMEETGDGGDGRWRRREMEETGDGGDGRWRRREMEETGDGGDRRWRRQEMEETGDGGDRRWRRQEMEETGDGGDRRWRRQEMEETGDGGDRRWRRQEMEETGDGGDRRWRRQEMEETGDGGGRRWRRQEMEETGDGGDRRWRRQEMEEAGDGGDRRWRRQEMEETGDGGDRRWRRQEMEETGDGGDRRWRRQEMEETGDGGDRRWRRQEMEETGDGGDRRWRRQEMEETGDGGDRRWRRQEMEETGDGGDRRWRRQEMEETGDGGDRRWRRQEMEETGDGGDRRWRRQEMEETGDGGDRRWRRQEMEETGDGGDRRWRRQEMEETGDGGDRRWRRQEMEETGDGGDRRWRRQEMEETGDGGDRRWRRQEMEETGDGGDRRWRRQEMEETGDGGDRRWRRQEMEETGDGGDRRWRRQEMEETGDGGDRRWRRQEMEETGDGGDRRWRRQEMEETGDGGDRGDRI; via the coding sequence atgacgggggcaggagatggaggagacaggagatggaggagacaggagatggaggagacaggagatggaggagacaggagatggaggagacaggagatggaggagacagaagatggaggagacaggagatggaggagacaggagatggaggagacaggagatggaggagacaggagatggaggagacaggagatggaggagacaggagatggaggagacaggagatggaggagacaggagatggaggagacaggagatggaggagacaggagatggaggagacaggagatggaggagacaggagatggaggagacaggagatggaggagacatgagatggaggagacaggagatggaggagacaggagatggaggagacaggagatggaggagacaggagatggaggagacaggagatggaggagacaggagatggaggagacaggagatggaggagacaggagatggaggagacaggagatggaggagacaggagatggaggagacaggagatggaggagacaggagatggaggagacaggagatggaggagacaggagatggaggagacaggagatggaggagacaggagatggaggagacaggagatggaggagacaggagatggaggagacaggagatggaggagacaggagatggaggagacaggagatggaggagacaggagatggaggagacaggagatggaggagacaggagatggaggagacaggagatggaggagacaggagatggaggagacaggagatggaggagacaggagatggaggagacaggagatggaggagacaggagatggaggagacaggagatggaggagacaggcgatggaggagacaggagatggaggagacaggagatggaggagacaggagatggaggagacaggagatggaggagacaggagatggaggagacaggagatggaggagacgggAGATGGAGGAGACGGGAGATGGAGGAGACGGGAGATGGAGGAGACGGGAGATGGAGGAGACGGGAGATGGAGGAGACGGGAGATGGAGGAGacgggagatggaggagacaggagatggaggagacaggagatggaggagacaggagatggaggagacaggagatggaggagacaggagatggaggagacaggagatggaggagacaggagatggaggagacaggagatggaggagacaggagatggaggagacaggagatggaggagacaggagatggaggagacaggagatggaggagacaggagatggaggagacaggagatggaggagacaggagatggaggagacaggagatggaggaggcaggagatggaggagacaggagatggaggagacaggagatggaggagacaggagatggaggagacaggagatggaggaggcaggagatggaggagacaggagatggaggagacaggagatggaggagacaggagatggaggagacaggagatggaggagacaggagatggaggagacaggagatggaggagacaggagatggaggagacaggagatggaggagacaggagatggaggagacaggagatggaggagacaggagatggaggagacaggagatggaggagacaggagatggaggagacaggagatggaggagacaggagatggaggagacaggagatggaggagacaggagatggaggagacaggagatggaggagacaggagatggaggagacaggagatggaggagacaggagatggaggagacaggagatggaggagacaggagatggaggagacaggagatggaggagacaggagatggaggagacaggagatggaggagacaggagatggaggagacaggagatggaggagacaggagatggaggagacaggagatggaggagacaggagatggaggagacaggagatggaggagacaggagatggaggagacaggagatggaggagacaggagatggaggagacaggagatggaggagacaggagatggaggagacaggagatggaggagacaggagatggaggagacaggagatggaggagacaggagatggaggagacaggagatggaggagacaggagatggaggagacaggagatggaggagacaggagatggaggagacaggagatggaggagacaggagatggaggagacaggagatggaggagacaggagatggaggagacaggagatggaggagacaggagatggaggagacaggagatggaggagacaggagatggaggagacaggagatggaggagacaggagatggaggagacaggagatggaggagacaggagatggaggagacagaggAGACAGAATATGA
- the LOC126228499 gene encoding eukaryotic translation initiation factor 3 subunit A-like: MTGAGDGGDRRWRRQEMEETGDGGDRRWRRQEMEETGDGGDRRWRRQEMEETGDGGDRRWRRQEMEETGDGGDRRWRRQEMEETGDGGDRRWRRQEMEETGDGGDRRWRRQEMEETGDGGDRRWRRQEMEEMEETGDGGDRRWRRQEMEETGDGGYRRWRRQEMEETGDGGDRRWRRQEMEETRDGGDRRWRRQEMEETGDGGDRRWRRQEMEETGDGGDRRWRRQEMEETGDGGDRRWRRQEMEETGDGGDRR, encoded by the coding sequence atgacgggggcaggagatggaggagacaggagatggaggagacaggagatggaggagacaggagatggaggagacaggagatggaggagacaggagatggaggagacaggagatggaggagacaggagatggaggagacaggagatggaggagacaggagatggaggagacaggagatggaggagacaggagatggaggagacaggagatggaggagacaggagatggaggagacaggagatggaggagacaggagatggaggagacaggagatggaggagacaggagatggaggagacaggagatggaggagacaggagatggaggagacaggagatggaggagacaggagatggaggtgacaggagatggaggagacaggagatggaggagatggaggagactggagatggaggagacaggagatggaggagacaggagatggaggagacaggagatggaggatacaggagatggaggagacaggagatggaggagacaggagatggaggagacaggagatggaggagacaggagatggaggagacaagagatggaggagacaggagatggaggagacaggagatggaggagacaggagatggaggagacaggagatggaggagacaggagatggaggagacaggagatggaggagacaggagatggaggagacaggagatggaggagacaggagatggaggagacaggagatggaggagacaggagatggaggagacaggagatggaggagacaggagatga
- the LOC126228665 gene encoding eukaryotic translation initiation factor 3 subunit A-like has product MTWAGDDGGRRWRRQEMEETGDGGDRRWRRQEMEETGDGGDRRWRRQEMEETGDGGDRRWRRQEMEETGDGGDRRWRRQEMEETGDGGDRRWRRQEMEETGDGGDRRWRRQEMEETGDGGDRRWRRQEMEETGDGGDRRWRRQEMEETGDGGDRRWRRQEMEETGDGGDRRWRRQEMEETGDGGDRRWRRQEMEETGDGGDRRWRRQEMEETGDGGDRRWRRQEMEETGDGGDRRWRRQEMEETGDGGDRRWRRQEMTATGDGGDGGDWR; this is encoded by the coding sequence atgacgtgggcaggagatgacgggggcaggagatggaggagacaggagatggaggagacaggagatggaggagacaggagatggaggagacaggagatggaggagacaggagatggaggagacaggagatggaggagacaggagatggaggagacaggagatggaggagacaggagatggaggagacaggagatggaggagacaggagatggaggagacaggagatggaggagacaggagatggaggagacaggagatggaggagacaggagatggaggagacaggagatggaggagacaggagatggaggagacaggagatggaggagacaggagatggaggagacaggagatggaggagacaggagatggaggagacaggagatggaggagacaggagatggaggagacaggagatggaggagacaggagatggaggagacaggagatggaggagacaggagatggaggagacaggagatggaggagacaggagatggaggagacaggagatggaggagacaggagatggaggagacaggagatggaggagacaggagatggaggagacaggagatggaggagacaggagatggaggagacaggagatggaggagacaggagatggaggagacaggagatggaggagacaggagatggaggagacaggagatggaggagacaggagatggaggagacaggagatggaggagacaggagatggaggagacaggagatggaggagacaggagatggaggagacaggagatgacggcgacaggagatggaggagatggaggagactggAGATAA
- the LOC126228997 gene encoding uncharacterized protein LOC126228997, which produces MTGAGDDWGRRWRRQEMEETGDGGDRRWRRQEMEETGDGGDRRWKRQEMEETGDGGDRRWRRQEMEETGDGGDRRWRRQEMEETGDGGDRRWRRQEMEETGDGGDRRWRRQEMEETGDGGDRRWRRQEMEETGDGGDRRWRRQEMEETGDGGDRRWRRQEMEETGNDGDRRWRRWRRLEITATGDDGGRR; this is translated from the coding sequence atgacgggggcaggagatgactggggcaggagatggaggagacaggagatggaggagacaggagatggaggagacaggagatggaggagacaggagatggaggagacaggagatggaggagacaggagatggaagagacaggagatggaggagacaggagatggaggagacaggagatggaggagacaggagatggaggagacaggagatggaggagacaggagatggaggagacaggagatggaggagacaggagatggaggagacaggagatggaggagacaggagatggaggagacaggagatggaggagacaggagatggaggagacaggagatggaggagacaggagatggaggagacaggagatggaggagacaggagatggaggagacaggagatggaggagacaggagatggaggagacaggagatggaggagacaggagatggaggagacaggagatggaggagacaggagatggaggagacaggaaatgacggcgacaggagatggaggagatggaggagactggAGATAACGGCgacaggagatgacgggggcaggagatga
- the LOC126228831 gene encoding uncharacterized protein LOC126228831, whose product MTGAGDGGDRRWRRQEMEETGDGGDRRWRRQEMEETGDGGDRRWRRQEMEETGDGGDRRWRRQEMEETGDGGDRRWRRQEMEETGDGGDRRWRRQEMEETGDGGDRRWRRQEMEETGDGGDRRWRRQEMEETGDGGDRRWRRQEMEETGDGGDRRWRRQEMEETGDGGDRRLGRQEMEETGDGGDRRWRRQEMEETGDGGDRRWRRQEMEETGDGGDRRWRRQEMEETGDGGDRRCRRQEMEETGDVGDRRWRRQEMEETGDGGDRRWRRQEMEETGDGGDRRWRRQEMEETGDGGDRRWRRQEMEETGDGGDRRWRRQEMTATGDGGDGGDWR is encoded by the coding sequence atgactggggcaggagatggaggagacaggagatggaggagacaggagatggaggagacaggagatggaggagacaggagatggaggagacaggagatggaggagacaggagatggaggagacaggagatggaggagacaggagatggaggagacaggagatggaggagacaggagatggaggagacaggagatggaggagacaggagatggaggagacaggagatggaggagacaggagatggaggagacaggagatggaggagacaggagatggaggagacaggagatggaggagacaggagatggaggagacaggagatggaggagacaggagatggaggagacaggagatggaggagacaggagatggaggagacaggagatggaggagacaggagatggaggagacaggagatggaggagacaggagatggaggagacaggagatggaggagacaggagatggaggagacaggagatggaggagacaggagatggaggagacaggagattggggagacaggagatggaggagacaggagatggaggagacaggagatggaggagacaggagatggaggagacaggagatggaggagacaggagatggaggagacaggagatggaggagacaggagatggaggagacaggagatggaggagacaggagatggaggagacaggagatggaggagacaggagatgtaggagacaggagatggaggagacaggagatgtaggagacaggagatggaggagacaggagatggaggagacaggagatggaggagacaggagatggaggagacaggagatggaggagacaggagatggaggagacaggagatggaggagacaggagatggaggagacaggagatggaggagacaggagatggaggagacaggagatggaggagacaggagatggaggagacaggagatggaggagacaggagatgacggcgacaggagatggaggagatggaggagactggAGATAA